The following proteins are encoded in a genomic region of Pectinophora gossypiella chromosome 6, ilPecGoss1.1, whole genome shotgun sequence:
- the LOC126367643 gene encoding uncharacterized protein LOC126367643: protein MESLVVDKVTERLPTVAVDVSALSYLRNLPLADDTYAVPGEIEMLIGASIFPHLLLPNKVQGQHGHTTPCALETVLGYVIVGFAPALIENYATVSYCCAADSMEYVVRKFWEMEEVNVPPILSPDDRECEEIYTRTTVREKDGRYVVALPFKGDVSSLGDSRLMAERRFMCLERKMQSLPKLRKAYDDVIYEYLDKGYISEAPPETDNGNDAPSYFIPHHGVIREDKVTSKLRVVLDASAKTSTSVSLNDILYGGTNLQGNLYKILINFRLFRIALSADIRQMFLCIGIRDCDHRFQRILYRFTPEEPLKIYQFNRVCFGLKSSPFHALRTIKQLTADDGDSFPKAKETVETGLYMDDFVYCVDNEDEAVDTTSEVIGLMKAGQFDLVKWTSNSQRVLDSIPLSHRLSSVKEFDESDVHKILGLCWSPTTDVFSLKICTPAERCTKRTILSCVARIWDLMGFVAPVVLYAKLLIKELWLSDCDWDDTPPDSIAKLWIRFREELPILEQIKIPRHVGITRDSVVNIIGFADASEKAYGAVVYFHVQNGDNITVNLISAKSKVSPSKVVSLARLELCAALVLATLIDTIVDACNNRHPIDNIFAFSDSTVALCWIHSSPHRWTTFVANRVSKIQSLLSPQNFYHIPGSSNPADCLSRGLTPSQIIDHPLWFHGPSWTNLRPSDWPVVAFNPSTMSQPPEEKKHTLIVSAPPEESPIIVLANRVSSWSKLLRCVVYMCRFMKKLPSREYVSAADLNFAEHLVLRELQALHFSNEIANLRAGKPCSRTFQRLKPFLHEGSTRNSHRTLRELNQGL from the exons ATGGAGTCCTTGGTGGTGGATAAAGTAACTGAACGCCTGCCTACTGTCGCAGTTGATGTTTCCGCACTTTCTTACTTAAGAAACCTACCTTTGGCTGATGATACTTACGCAGTCCCTGGAGAGATTGAGATGTTGATCGGGGCTTCAATTTTCCCGCATCTTTTGTTGCCCAACAAGGTTCAAGGTCAACACGGTCATACTACCCCGTGCGCCCTGGAAACCGTACTCGGTTATGTCATCGTTGGTTTCGCACCCGCTTTAATTGAAAATTACGCTACCGTTTCGTACTGTTGCGCCGCTGATTCGATGGAATACGTCGTTCGTAAATTCTGGGAAATGGAGGAGGTCAACGTACCCCCTATTCTCAGTCCTGACGATAGGGAATGTGAAGAAATCTATACTCGCACCACCGTCCGTGAGAAAGACGGTCGATATGTTGTCGCGCTCCCCTTCAAGGGTGATGTTTCTTCGCTCGGTGACTCGCGTCTCATGGCTGAAAGGCGCTTTATGTGCCTGGAGCGCAAGATGCAATCCCTACCAAAGTTAAGGAAAGCTTACGACGATGTGATTTATGAATACCTGGATAAGGGTTACATATCAGAAGCACCGCCTGAAACAGATAACGGTAATGACGCACCGTCTTATTTTATTCCGCATCATGGGGTCATTCGGGAAGATAAGGTTACTTCCAAACTTCGCGTCGTGCTAGATGCTAGCGCTAAGACTAGTACGTCTGTGTCCCTCAATGATATATTGTACGGTGGTACAAACTTGCAAGGGAACTTGTAcaagattttaataaattttcggCTATTTCGTATAGCGCTCTCCGCTGATATCAGACAAATGTTTTTGTGCATTGGCATTCGTGATTGTGATCACAGATTTCAGCGCATTTTGTATCGTTTCACGCCTGAAGAACCTCTTAAGATCTATCAGTTTAATCGTGTTTGTTTTGGTTTGAAGTCAAGCCCCTTTCATGCTTTACGCACTATCAAACAGCTCACAGCTGATGACGGCGATTCCTTTCCCAAGGCGAAGGAAACCGTAGAGACCGGCTTGTATATGGACGACTTCGTCTATTGTGTCGATAATGAAGATGAAGCCGTAGACACCACTTCAGAAGTTATAGGACTTATGAAGGCTGGCCAATTCGATCTCGTCAAATGGACTAGTAACTCGCAAAGAGTTCTAGATTCCATTCCGCTATCGCACCGTCTTTCTTCCGTTAAGGAATTCGATGAAAGTGACGTACATAAGATTCTCGGTTTGTGTTGGTCACCTACTACTGACGTGTTTagtcttaaaatttgtactcCCGCAGAAAGATGTACCAAACGCACCATATTGTCTTGCGTAGCAAGAATATGGGATTTGATGGGCTTCGTTGCTCCTGTGGTTTTGTATGCCAAGCTTCTTATAAAGGAACTTTGGCTTAGTGATTGCGATTGGGATGACACCCCTCCTGACAGTATTGCTAAACTGTGGATTCGCTTCCGAGAGGAACTGCCCATTCTTGAGCAGATTAAAATACCGCGCCATGTGGGTATTACACGGGATAGTGTTGTGAACATTATTGGTTTCGCTGATGCCAGCGAAAAGGCTTACGGGGCAGTTGTCTATTTTCACGTTCAAAACGGTGATAATATCACTGTCAATCTCATTAGCGCCAAATCAAAGGTGTCACCTAGTAAGGTCGTTTCCTTGGCTAGGCTCGAGCTTTGCGCTGCCCTAGTGCTAGCTACTCTCATCGATACCATTGTCGATGCTTGCAACAACCGTCATCCAATCGACAATATTTTTGCATTCTCGGATTCAACCGTAGCTCTTTGTTGGATTCACTCTTCGCCCCACAGGTGGACTACATTCGTGGCTAATAGAGTTTCCAAAATTCAGTCTTTGTTGTCACCGCAAAACTTTTATCATATTCCCGGTTCAAGCAATCCTGCTGACTGTTTATCGCGGGGACTTACTCCGTCGCAAATAATTGATCATCCGCTTTGGTTCCATGGACCTTCCTGGACCAATTTACGCCCTTCCGATTGGCCTGTCGTAGCTTTCAATCCGTCGACCATGTCACAGCCACCGGAAGAGAAGAAACATACTTTGATAGTATCAGCTCCGCCAGAGGAATCTCCTATTATCGTTCTCGCTAATCGCGTTTCGTCTTGGTCGAAGCTTCTGCGTTGCGTCGTTTACATGTGTAGATTCATGAAAAAATTACCGTCACGTGAATACGTGTCCGCCGCAGATTTGAATTTTGCTGAACATCTAGTTCTTCGTGAACTACAGGCTTTACATTTCTCGAACGAAATCGCCAACCTGCGAGCTGGCAAACCCTGTTCTCGCACTTTTCAACGCCTCAAGCCGTTCTTGCACGAAG GCTCTACACGGAATTCGCACCGCACGCTCCGCGAATTAAATCAAGGGCTTTAA